In Methanobrevibacter olleyae, the following are encoded in one genomic region:
- a CDS encoding ClC family H(+)/Cl(-) exchange transporter, with the protein MKMIKQTLGLNVENPKYYIKLIIEAILIGLFSGFVVSLYRFGLDNSENILFSTLKYIQGDFLLTIAWFSILALMGLITALLIKWSPDSSGSGIPQVMGEVKGYFDVCWWKTLIAKFIAGTLTALGGLSLGREGPSVQLGAMAAKGVSKYLPNSKTDEKRLLVCGSGAGLAATFSAPLAGFIFTLEEINKGFDRSIVIVGLVSALVADLVSKLFFGQSPIFPFTSLNLPLNYYWLLIVLGILIGILGYIYNVGMIKTSKMWDKLSFLPLEVKFIIVFLVTGLVGLFLPEILGGGYSMMSLIELSLPPLSVLIVLLIGKYLLLIFCFGSSAPGGIFYPVLVIGAYIGAIFSAIVIPLFGLNPLIAYKFIMISMAAMFASSVRTPITAVILIAEMTGVTNSLVAMIVVVVLAYIIPTILGNDPIYETLLMRLLKKNKGIDFDKTKSVLEEYVVPMDCALIGEKVWELPIPKSAMVVSVVRSGNTLIPDEYLRLKYADELFIIMNQNTYLDDNQEIESLIYKNWKKEQVK; encoded by the coding sequence TCTCAGGTTTTGTAGTGTCTCTTTATAGATTTGGATTAGATAATTCTGAAAATATCTTATTTTCTACTTTAAAATATATACAGGGAGATTTTTTACTAACAATTGCATGGTTCTCCATACTTGCACTTATGGGGCTAATAACAGCACTTCTTATTAAATGGAGTCCAGACAGTTCTGGAAGTGGTATACCTCAAGTTATGGGAGAGGTAAAAGGATACTTTGATGTTTGCTGGTGGAAAACATTAATAGCTAAATTTATTGCAGGGACCCTTACTGCACTTGGAGGGCTTTCCTTAGGAAGAGAAGGCCCATCTGTACAACTAGGAGCTATGGCTGCAAAGGGAGTGTCAAAATATTTGCCAAACAGTAAAACTGATGAAAAACGTCTTTTAGTATGTGGAAGTGGAGCAGGACTTGCAGCTACTTTCAGCGCACCTCTTGCAGGATTTATCTTTACATTAGAAGAAATTAACAAAGGTTTTGACAGATCAATTGTTATTGTAGGTTTAGTTTCAGCACTTGTAGCAGATTTAGTATCTAAATTGTTCTTTGGACAAAGCCCGATATTCCCATTTACATCATTAAATCTTCCATTAAACTATTACTGGTTATTAATAGTTTTAGGAATTCTTATTGGAATCTTAGGATATATTTACAATGTTGGAATGATTAAAACCTCCAAAATGTGGGATAAGTTAAGTTTCCTGCCATTGGAGGTGAAATTTATAATAGTGTTCCTTGTAACTGGACTTGTAGGTCTCTTTTTACCTGAAATACTTGGCGGAGGATACTCAATGATGAGTTTAATTGAGCTAAGTTTACCTCCATTATCTGTTTTAATCGTTCTTTTAATTGGAAAATATTTGCTTTTAATCTTTTGTTTTGGTTCTAGTGCCCCAGGAGGAATATTCTACCCAGTTCTTGTAATTGGAGCTTATATTGGTGCAATATTCAGTGCAATTGTAATCCCCCTCTTTGGATTAAATCCTCTTATAGCATATAAATTTATTATGATTTCAATGGCAGCGATGTTTGCAAGTTCTGTTAGAACTCCAATAACAGCAGTTATTCTCATTGCTGAGATGACTGGAGTTACAAATTCTCTAGTTGCAATGATTGTTGTAGTTGTACTTGCATATATCATACCAACCATTTTAGGTAATGATCCGATTTATGAAACTTTACTTATGAGATTACTTAAAAAGAATAAAGGAATTGACTTCGATAAAACAAAAAGCGTATTAGAAGAGTATGTTGTCCCAATGGACTGTGCATTAATTGGAGAGAAGGTTTGGGAACTTCCAATACCTAAATCTGCAATGGTCGTATCTGTTGTAAGAAGCGGGAATACTTTAATTCCAGATGAATATTTAAGATTAAAGTATGCTGATGAATTATTCATTATTATGAATCAAAATACCTACTTAGATGATAATCAAGAAATCGAATCTTTAATCTATAAGAACTGGAAAAAAGAACAAGTTAAATAA
- a CDS encoding flavin reductase, which yields MSKKINLKPRSMMYPAPAVIASAYDSDGKADACTLAFATMSSHLPPCLMIAINSTKKRKTLDDILETKEFVIGFPTINETVKFYRLFLFFYFFLR from the coding sequence ATGTCTAAAAAAATAAATTTAAAACCAAGGTCTATGATGTATCCTGCCCCTGCAGTAATAGCTTCAGCTTATGATAGTGATGGAAAAGCAGATGCATGTACTCTTGCATTTGCTACTATGTCTAGCCACTTGCCACCATGTTTAATGATAGCAATTAACTCAACTAAAAAAAGAAAAACACTTGATGACATTTTAGAAACTAAAGAATTTGTTATTGGATTTCCAACAATAAATGAGACTGTAAAATTTTATAGGCTTTTTTTATTTTTTTATTTTTTTCTTCGTTAA
- a CDS encoding NifB/NifX family molybdenum-iron cluster-binding protein, producing the protein MRIAVASSNGEDLDLHFGKAHSLYVYEYHEEKDEFEFIDKRTVEIESYTKHQNPKIIDAIKDCEVAICQQFGVKAQMHAGDFGLKLVKDEGTVEEALRNYIDHVNFMKNIKI; encoded by the coding sequence ATGAGAATAGCTGTTGCTTCATCAAATGGAGAAGATTTAGATTTACATTTTGGAAAAGCACATTCATTATATGTTTATGAATACCATGAAGAAAAAGATGAATTTGAATTTATAGATAAAAGAACTGTTGAAATTGAATCATATACCAAGCATCAAAACCCAAAAATTATTGATGCTATAAAAGATTGTGAAGTTGCGATTTGTCAACAATTTGGTGTAAAGGCTCAAATGCATGCAGGAGATTTTGGCTTAAAATTAGTAAAAGATGAAGGTACTGTTGAAGAAGCATTGAGAAACTATATAGACCATGTAAATTTTATGAAGAATATTAAAATCTAG